TTCAGGTGTGGTGATATTAATGATAATACGTGAAATGAAAGTGGAAGATTGGCAGGAAATGAGGAACTTGTGGCAAACAACAGAAGGAATAGGCCTTGGCAGAAGTGATACTATAGAAGGATTGGAAAAATTCCTAAATAGGAATAAAGGTATGAGCTTTGTATGTGAGATTGACAGCAAAATAGTAGCCACCATTATGTGCGGACATGATGGGCGACGTGGCTTTATATATCATTTGGCAGTTGCTAAGAATTTTAGATTGCAGGGCATAGGGAAAAGCCTGGTTG
This Caldicellulosiruptor changbaiensis DNA region includes the following protein-coding sequences:
- a CDS encoding GNAT family N-acetyltransferase, whose product is MIIREMKVEDWQEMRNLWQTTEGIGLGRSDTIEGLEKFLNRNKGMSFVCEIDSKIVATIMCGHDGRRGFIYHLAVAKNFRLQGIGKSLVEKALQELRKQGIHKCHIFVMKDNEKGKNFWSKIGFQKRNDIEVFSIDI